A stretch of the Papaver somniferum cultivar HN1 chromosome 6, ASM357369v1, whole genome shotgun sequence genome encodes the following:
- the LOC113285353 gene encoding probable DNA helicase MCM9 has protein sequence MEAKIIYQFCKFLIGKHSEQIKSIISAPDTLLHYPIHIEFAELLDYDVNLGYLIYSEPDESLGWFDRGACQAQRVILDVEEQGNFKELVHVRINISDPIFMENPEACPSIGKIRVKHRGKLLTLKGTVTRTGSIKMIEGERYYECRKCKFRFVVIPEFETGNSIRLPSFCGSEREQSCEGTSFQFVEGSIACHDYQEIKIQESTQVLSVGSIPRSIAVVLKDDLVDIVKAGDDVIVTGVLTAKWSSDMKDVRCDLDPVFVANHVRRTNELKADIDVPDDIVQKFEQFWTDFKDTPLKGRNAILQGICPQIFGLFTVKLAVALTLIGGVQHVDACGTKVRGDSHLLLVGDPGTGKSQFMKFAAKLSNRSVMTTGLGSTSAGLTVTAVKDGGEWMLEAGALVLADGGICCIDEFDSMREHDRATIHEAMEQQTISVAKAGLVTTLSTRTIVFGATNAKGQYDPTKTLSVNTTLSGPLLSRFDIVLVLLDTKNPEWDAIVSSHILAEQGESETGRSDEDLSTVWPLPMLQRYIHYVKGHFRPVLTKEAEGIISSYYQLQRRTATENAARTTVRMLESLIRLAQAHARLMFRNEVTRLDATAAILCIESSMTTSAIVDSVGNALHSNFAENPDQEYAKQEKLILERLKSDSLDEFRYINSQEG, from the exons ATGGAAGCCAAAATCATCTATCAGTTTTGTAAATTTCTCATCGGAAAGCATTCAGAGCAAATCAAATCAATCATTTCTGCACCAGATACTTTACTTCATTACCCCATCCACATCGa ATTTGCAGAATTACTTGACTACGATGTCAATCTCGGTTACCTTATTTACTCAGAACCTGATGAGTCCTTAGGATGGTTTGACCGCGGCGCTTGTCAAGCTCAg AGGGTTATTTTGGATGTTGAAGAACAAGGAAATTTTAAGGAATTGGTTCATGTTCGGATTAATATCAGTGATCCTATTTTTATGGAGAATCCAG aGGCATGTCCAAGTATTGGAAAAATTAGAGTGAAACATAGGGGGAAGCTTCTCACTCTTAAAGGTACTGTTACTAGGACTGGATCAATTAAGATGATTGAAGGTGAAAGATATTACGAGTGTCGCAAATGCAAATTCAG GTTCGTGGTTATACCTGAATTTGAAACTGGAAATTCTATTCGGCTTCCATCGTTTTGTGGGTCTGAG AGGGAGCAATCCTGTGAAGGAACAAGTTTTCAGTTTGTTGAGGGTAGTATAGCATGCCATGATTACCAGGAAATCAAAATCCAAGAGAGCACACAAGTTTTGAGTGTTGGTTCTATACCTCGCTCAATCGCAGTTGTTCTTAAGGATGATCTTGTTGACATTGTTAAAGCTGGAG ATGACGTAATTGTCACAGGGGTCTTGACAGCAAAATGGTCATCAGATATGAAGGATGTCCGCTGTGACCTCGATCCTGTATTTGTTGCTAATCATGTGAG GAGAACCAATGAACTAAAAGCGGATATAGATGTTCCTGATGATATTGTACAGAAGTTTGAACAATTTTGGACTGATTTCAAAGACACTCCACTGAAAG GAAGGAACGCCATACTGCAAGGCATATGCCCACAAATTTTCGGACTCTTTACAGTGAAGCTTGCAG TTGCTTTAACATTGATTGGAGGGGTACAACATGTTGATGCTTGTGGTACTAAAGTACGAGGGGATTCTCACTTGCTTTTAGTGGGGGACCCAG GTACTGGAAAGTCCCAGTTTATGAAGTTTGCTGCTAAGTTGAGCAATAGATCTGTCATGACTACGGGATTGGGAAGCACGAGCGCCGGATTAACCGTCACTGCAGTGAAAGATGGAG GAGAATGGATGTTAGAGGCTGGCGCCCTTGTCCTGGCAGATGGTGGAATTTGCTGCATAGATGAATTCGACAG CATGCGAGAACATGACAGGGCAACAATTCATGAAGCCATGGAACAACAGACCATAAGTGTTGCAAAG GCTGGTCTTGTTACGACTCTTAGTACCAGGACTATTGTATTTGGTGCGACAAATGCAAAAGGGCAGTATGATCCCACTAAAA CTTTATCTGTCAATACTACACTCTCTGGACCCTTACTGAGCAGATTTGATATAGTCCTTGTCCtcttggacaccaaaaacccaGAATGGGATGCAATTGTTTCATCTCACATTTTAGCGGAG CAAGGAGAATCAGAAACGGGGAGGAGTGATGAAGATTTATCAACTGTCTGGCCATTACCCATGCTTCAAAG GTACATTCATTATGTAAAAGGACACTTCAGACCTGTTTTAACAAAGGAAGCTGAAGGTATTATCTCAAGTTATTATCAACTCCAGCGAAGAACAGCAACAGAGAATGCAG CAAGGACCACTGTGCGTATGCTTGAAAGTTTAATACGACTAGcccaag CACATGCAAGACTCATGTTCAGAAATGAGGTCACTCGGCTTGATGCTACAGCTGCCATTCTGTGCATAGAGTCGTCCATGACCACCTCAGCTATAGTGGACAGCGTCGGCAATGCACTGCATTCAAATTTTGCTGAAAATCCAGATCAAGAAT ATGCTAAACAAGAAAAATTGATCTTAGAAAGGCTGAAATCAGACTCACTTGATGAATTTCGATACATAAACAGCCAGGAAGGATGA